A portion of the Rhizoctonia solani chromosome 6, complete sequence genome contains these proteins:
- a CDS encoding Multicopper oxidase, with protein MQLRSIPVILGVLLPAAQAALRQHTLMVTNGTSNADGVTRSSWLINGQTPGPHFVWDEGDDVSVTVINKGSEPITVHWHGIEQHGTPWSDGVPGLAQYPIRPGENFVYNFTLYQSGFYWYHSHYKMQLDDGLKGTIYIRPDPKKPKPFNQISNDTTVLNQLKNAEINPLMLNVYDYKHYTSEYWMSEWERTDVEQLCIDNIIVNGKGQVQCPDMTEINSLAASYQKPLTKKGCMYPNNTLMFPYLDSKPSTVDPKMWYDCSSTKTPFEVFTAKQADGWVSFILLNSGALWDLRVSIDSHKMYFFAADGHYTQVQVATSVLIPIGERYQFFVKLDQTPGDYIIRTAAVVMPQLINGYAILSYTSTGATGAGLVSTTALPAAKTPYIDYAGGIINGGVDLVTANLAPYPPTPPPQGKADLTLSLNVTRTGEFGWVLNGNTWQQPADDFTPLLFQPSEVASLDPKVYFSYKNGTLVDLIFTVTAGNPAAHPPHPMHKHGVKAWLLGTGTGAFPYTTIQDAVDAGYSGINIKNPPLRDDFPTPGDITGKAWMAVRFRAVDPGPVILHCHIDPHLATGMVVVLLEGAEKITSGYVPSYYLTKNKP; from the exons ATGCAGCTTCGAAGCATCCCTGTCATTTTGGGAGTGCTTCTGCCGGCGGCTCAGGCTGCACTTCGTCAACACACTTTGATG GTTACCAATGGCACGAGCAATGCCGATGGAGTTACTCGCTCTTCGTGGCTGATTAACGGCCAGACCCCTGGTCCTCATTTTGTCTGGGACGAAGGCGATGACGTCTCCGTCACTGTCATCAACAAAGGCAGCGAACCCATCACCGTTCACTGGCATGG AATCGAGCAACATGGCACTCCCTGGTCCGATGGTGTACCTGGCCTGGCCCAGTATCCAATTAGACCTGGTGAAAATTTTGTATACAACTTTACGTTATATCAGTCCGGATTCTACT GGTACCATTCCCACTAT AAAATGCAACTCGACGATGGCCTTAAAGGGACGATATACATCCGTCCAGATCCCAAGAAACCAAAACCATTCAACCAGATCTCCAATGATACCACCGTTCTGAACCAACTGAAGAATGCCGAAATTAATCCACTGATGCTTAATGT CTACGACTATAAACACTACACATCGGAGTATTGGATGTCCGAATGGGAACGCACCGATGTCGAGCAACTTTGCATTGACAACATCATTG TCAACGGAAAAGGTCAGGTTCAATGCCCGGACATGACAGAGATCAATAGCCTCGCAGCGTCATACCAAAAGCCATTGACCAAGAAAGG CTGT ATGTACCCCAACAACACCTTGATGTTCCCTTACTTGGACTCTAAG CCCTCGACGGTTGATCCAAAAATGTGGTACGATTGCTCGAGCACAAAGACACCTTTCGAAGTCTTCACCGCTAAGCAAGCTGACGGTTGGGTTTCATTTATTCTGTTG AATAGCGGTGCACTATGGGATCTCCGAGTCTCTATTGACTCGCACAAAATGTACTTTT TCGCTGCGGATGGGCACTACACTCAGGTTCAAGTTGCAACATCCGTTCTAATCCCCATAGGCGAACGTTACCAGTTTTTCGTCAAACTTGATCAGACGCCTGGAGACTACATCATCCGAACCGCTGCTGTGGTTATGCCCCAGTTAATCAACGGATACGCTATTCTTTCGTATACTAGTACTGGTGCCACCGGTGCCGGACTGGTTAGCACAACTGCTCTTCCAGCCGCTAAAACTCCT TACATTGACTATGCTGGTGGCATCATCAATGGCGGTGTTGATCTCGTTACTGCTAATCTGGCACCTTATCCCCCCACCCCTCCTCCCCAGGGCAAGGCTGACCTCACATTGTCTTTGAACGTAACCCGGACTGGCGAGTTCGGATGGGTTCTCAATG GTAACACCTGGCAGCAACCGGCAGATGACTTTACACCTCTCTTGTTCCAGCCAAGCGAGGTTGCATCTTTGGACCCAAAAGTATACTTCTCATACAAGAATGGCACTCTGGTTGACCTCATCTTCACCGTCACGGCTGGAAACCCTGCCGCTCATCCTCCTCACCCTATGCATAAGCACGGCGTTAAGGCTTGGCTTTTGGGCACTGGCACTGGTGCCTTTCCTTATACTACAATTCAAGACGCTGTCGATGCCGGGTATAGCGGTATCAATATCAAGAACCCGCCTCTGCGTGACGATTTTCCAACG CCCGGAGATATTACTGGCAAAGCATGGATGGCTGTCCGCTTCCGCGCCGTCGACCCAGGCCCGGTCATTCTTCACTGCCACATTGATCCTCACCTTGCAACTGGAATGGTTGTTG TCCTCCTTGAAGGAGCCGAGAAGATCACTAGTGGATACGTTCCAAGCTACTACTTGACCAAGAACAAGCCGTGA